A single window of Planctomycetia bacterium DNA harbors:
- a CDS encoding O-methyltransferase — MQPAAHDAAPIYRYRDTLAAVDCLAAAIVHLDLFTLLAHEPLDRAAICRRLGIAPRPTDVMLTLCAANGLVAADAGGVFRTTPLGREFLVAGAARDARPYYASMAGRPGVDDWLKVLRTDRPANWPGAQGEADWHAAMRTTAFAESFTAAMDCRGRVLAPAAAAAIDLGASRRLLDVGGGSAVYAIACVEAAPALRATVLEADPVADIARRTVARAGHADRIDVTSADMFADDWPEGHDLHLFANVLHDWDEPDCRRLLAMSAARLPSGGRIVVADMFLADAKDGPLWAAEYSVLLASVTQGRLYTPAEIAGWIADLGLAIVRHAPLPLGRGLLEIARPAGAA, encoded by the coding sequence GTGCAACCCGCCGCCCACGACGCCGCCCCGATCTACCGCTACCGCGACACGCTCGCGGCGGTCGACTGCCTGGCCGCCGCGATCGTGCACCTCGACCTGTTCACACTCCTCGCCCATGAACCGCTCGACCGGGCGGCGATCTGCCGGCGGCTCGGCATCGCTCCGCGGCCGACCGACGTGATGCTCACGCTCTGCGCGGCAAACGGCCTCGTCGCCGCCGATGCTGGCGGCGTCTTTCGCACCACGCCACTCGGCCGGGAGTTCCTCGTGGCCGGCGCGGCCCGCGATGCCCGCCCCTACTACGCGAGCATGGCGGGCCGGCCCGGCGTGGACGACTGGCTGAAGGTGCTGCGGACAGACAGGCCGGCGAATTGGCCCGGCGCGCAGGGGGAGGCCGATTGGCACGCGGCGATGCGCACGACCGCCTTCGCCGAGTCGTTCACCGCCGCGATGGACTGCCGCGGCCGCGTGCTCGCTCCCGCAGCCGCCGCGGCCATCGACCTCGGCGCGAGCCGCCGCCTGCTCGACGTCGGGGGGGGATCGGCTGTCTACGCGATCGCCTGCGTGGAGGCCGCGCCGGCCCTGCGGGCGACCGTGCTCGAGGCCGATCCCGTCGCCGACATCGCCCGCCGGACGGTGGCCCGCGCCGGCCATGCGGACCGGATCGACGTGACCAGCGCCGACATGTTCGCCGACGACTGGCCGGAGGGGCACGACCTGCATCTGTTCGCCAACGTGCTTCACGACTGGGACGAGCCCGACTGCCGCCGGCTGCTTGCCATGAGCGCGGCCCGCCTTCCCTCCGGCGGCCGGATCGTCGTCGCGGACATGTTCCTCGCCGACGCCAAGGACGGCCCGCTCTGGGCGGCGGAATACTCAGTGCTGCTGGCGAGCGTCACGCAGGGCCGGCTCTACACGCCGGCGGAAATCGCCGGCTGGATCGCCGACCTCGGCCTGGCCATCGTGCGGCACGCTCCCCTGCCCCTCGGCCGGGGGCTGCTCGAGATCGCCCGGCCCGCCGGCGCCGCATGA